One part of the Rutidosis leptorrhynchoides isolate AG116_Rl617_1_P2 chromosome 1, CSIRO_AGI_Rlap_v1, whole genome shotgun sequence genome encodes these proteins:
- the LOC139897405 gene encoding uncharacterized protein — MDAFISEMCKIVEVQNKSIGALAKEIGNVAESKGNREPSTIPSYTVLNSNHKDQGKGHSVNMVGTLRSGKKYDNKVGEKEVVKQESSEVPIVLDENEVSENDNHGKGVKNKEPIVNETGKLETESKTVPFPKASESPNQFPYGKKGPQPEDMWESFKQVKINLPLLDAIRQVPCYAKFLKDLCTQKRKQRATLPKKVELIEHLSVVVSGMLPPKFKDPGTPLIVVPVGNVNVKNALLDLGTSINILPFCLVDRFELGLMKRTDIIIQLADQSIKTPRRILEDVIVKVEDFCYPVDFVVWILNLGIEMPSPL, encoded by the coding sequence ATGGACGCGTTCATCTCCGAAATGTGTAAAATAGTGGAAGTGCAAAACAAGTCAATTGGTGCGTTGGCTAAGGAGATTGGTAATGTAGCGGAAAGTAAAGGGAATCGGGAGCCGAGTACAATTCCAAGCTACACGGTTCTAAATTCGAATCATAAGGATCAAGGAAAAGGGCATAGTGTTAATATGGTAGGCACCTTGCGAAGTGGAAAGAAGTATGACAATAAGGTTGGTGAAAAAGAGGTAGTGAAACAAGAGTCAAGTGAGGTTCCTATTGTGCTTGATGAGAATGAGGTAAGTGAAAATGATAACCATGGGAAGGGGGTGAAAAATAAGGAACCAATCGTTAATGAGACTGGGAAATTGGAGACGGAATCAAAAACCGTCCCATTTCCCAAGGCCTCAGAGTCCCCaaaccaattcccttatgggaagAAGGGACCACAACCGGAGGACATGTGGGAATCATTTAAACAGGTTAAGATTAATTTGCCCCTTCTCGATGCTATTAGGCAAGTCCCGtgttatgctaaatttttgaaagacctTTGCACTCAAAAGAGGAAGCAAAGGGCGACCTTACCCAAAAAGGTGGAGCTAATTGAGCACCTAAGTGTGGTTGTTTCGGGAATGCTTCCACCTAAATTTAAGGACCCGGGGACCCCATTGATAGTGGTTCCTGTAGGAAACGTGAATGTGAAAAATGCGTTATTGGACCTAGGAACTAGTATCAATATTTTACCTTTTTGTCTAGTTGACCGATTTGAATTGGGTTTAATGAAAAGAACCGACATAATTATTCAACTAGCAGACCAATCAATCAAAACGCCTAGGAGGATATTAGAAGATGTGATAGTAAAAGTGGAGGATTTCTGTTACCCTGTTGACTTTGTTGTGTGGATATTGAATCTAGGAATAGAGATGCCCAGCCCACTATAA